From Oceanipulchritudo coccoides, the proteins below share one genomic window:
- a CDS encoding cation diffusion facilitator family transporter, whose translation MPGKAPSEFPSSGLLQLGIGTLCLNLILVIIKLTTGHMGNSQALIADGLESASDIIVSLVTWGGFMLSLRPPDKNHPFGHGKIESLTGLFSGLFLIVAALGIAAVSVREINDLSHEVPSWYTLPVLLLVVAAKEFVFRKIERYSDDHKSCALAGEAWHHRSDAITSAAAALGISIALIGGTDWATADDWAALVACVFIAFNGTRIIRLSLHDALDGNVETGFIESLKGQANQHVDVLRVEKCRVRKSGVDYFLELHLQVDPEMSVLKGHDLGHQVKDNLMKAHANLRDVVVHLEPYAGQHPD comes from the coding sequence ATGCCAGGGAAAGCCCCATCAGAATTTCCATCCTCCGGACTCCTGCAATTGGGTATCGGGACGCTCTGCCTGAATCTTATCCTCGTTATTATCAAGCTGACAACCGGGCATATGGGCAATTCGCAGGCCTTGATTGCCGACGGGCTTGAGTCGGCAAGTGACATTATTGTCAGCCTTGTCACGTGGGGCGGTTTCATGCTGTCCCTGCGACCTCCCGATAAGAACCATCCGTTTGGACACGGGAAAATTGAATCCCTGACCGGGCTCTTTTCAGGTCTTTTTCTCATTGTGGCAGCTCTGGGGATTGCCGCTGTTTCAGTCAGGGAAATCAATGACTTATCCCACGAGGTACCATCGTGGTATACCTTGCCGGTGCTCCTCCTGGTCGTGGCAGCCAAGGAATTTGTTTTCCGTAAAATTGAGCGCTACTCAGATGATCACAAGAGCTGCGCCCTTGCGGGCGAGGCATGGCATCATCGTTCGGATGCGATCACCTCCGCAGCGGCAGCCTTGGGAATTTCCATCGCCTTGATTGGCGGTACTGATTGGGCTACAGCCGATGACTGGGCGGCCTTGGTGGCCTGCGTATTTATCGCCTTTAATGGCACCCGCATCATCCGGTTATCCCTGCATGATGCCCTCGATGGAAATGTGGAAACAGGATTTATCGAGTCCCTTAAAGGACAGGCAAATCAACATGTCGATGTCCTGAGGGTAGAAAAGTGCCGGGTCCGGAAGAGTGGGGTGGATTATTTCCTGGAGCTGCATCTTCAGGTCGATCCGGAAATGAGTGTCCTCAAAGGGCATGATCTTGGCCACCAAGTGAAGGATAACCTGATGAAGGCCCATGCAAACCTTCGGGACGTGGTTGTCCATTTGGAGCCGTATGCAGGGCAGCATCCCGATTGA
- a CDS encoding nitroreductase family protein → MANSDMATDANKSSTPVKRISYSVPLLSPRDMQSRAKAVYKRLSARRSVRDFSTDPIPEGVLEDAIRSAGTAPNGANQQPWHFAVVRDPEIKRKIRLAAEEEERAFYNGRAPKEWLNTLAPLGTDAEKPFLETAPALVAIFMKSKIKAPDATLRKTYYPKESVGIATGFLIAALQEIGLSTLTHTPSPMQFLNQILDRPPEEKPFLLLVVGYPSKSCTVPAIQKLPLEQISSFQ, encoded by the coding sequence ATGGCTAACTCGGATATGGCGACAGACGCCAACAAATCAAGCACTCCGGTCAAACGGATTTCCTATTCAGTACCTCTTCTTTCTCCTCGGGATATGCAAAGCAGGGCAAAAGCCGTGTACAAGCGCCTTTCGGCCCGTCGGAGTGTTCGCGATTTCTCCACTGATCCGATTCCAGAGGGAGTGCTTGAAGACGCCATCCGCTCGGCTGGCACAGCCCCCAATGGGGCAAATCAACAGCCATGGCATTTTGCAGTTGTCCGGGACCCTGAGATCAAACGGAAGATCCGTCTGGCCGCCGAGGAAGAGGAGCGGGCATTTTACAATGGTCGTGCACCGAAAGAATGGCTGAATACCCTGGCACCTCTGGGAACCGATGCCGAGAAGCCTTTTCTGGAGACTGCTCCCGCACTTGTCGCCATATTCATGAAATCGAAAATCAAGGCCCCCGATGCAACATTGCGAAAGACCTATTATCCAAAAGAGAGTGTTGGGATTGCGACGGGATTCCTAATTGCCGCCCTGCAGGAAATTGGTCTTTCAACCCTGACGCACACGCCGAGCCCAATGCAGTTCCTGAATCAAATTCTCGACCGACCACCAGAGGAAAAACCCTTTCTTTTACTGGTTGTTGGCTATCCTTCAAAGTCTTGTACGGTCCCGGCAATTCAGAAACTGCCCCTCGAACAGATCTCCAGCTTCCAGTAG